The following coding sequences are from one Eriocheir sinensis breed Jianghai 21 chromosome 13, ASM2467909v1, whole genome shotgun sequence window:
- the LOC126998281 gene encoding uncharacterized protein LOC126998281 — MLQVPEIRGPDEDEDEDCSSSPGMRLQVPEFSFLAPPDDPPDGGRGCVHLQVPEMGRYGPPGANLAGSATRLEPPKTLHLSLPPFPQGGVSSLLQVPGGYTGPRRRHSWICR, encoded by the coding sequence ATGCTGCAAGTGCCCGAAATCAGGGGCCccgacgaggacgaagacgaggactgCTCTTCGTCCCCGGGTATGCGCCTCCAGGTCCCGGAATTCTCCTTCCTGGCGCCTCCAGATGACCCTCCTGATGGGGGTAGAGGCTGCGTCCACTTGCAGGTGCCCGAGATGGGGCGCTACGGGCCCCCGGGAGCCAACCTGGCCGGCTCAGCGACGCGCCTCGAGCCCCCGAAAACCCTGCACCTGTCCCTGCCGCCTTTCCCTCAGGGGGGCGTGAGCAGCTTACTGCAGGTGCCCGGCGGCTACACAGGCCCCAGGAGGAGACACTCTTGGATCTGCAGGTGA